Proteins from one Escherichia coli genomic window:
- the waaA gene encoding lipid IV(A) 3-deoxy-D-manno-octulosonic acid transferase, whose translation MLELLYTALLYLIQPLIWIRLWVRGRKAPAYRKRWGERYGFYRHPLKPGGIMLHSVSVGETLAAIPLVRALRHRYPDLPITVTTMTPTGSERVQSAFGKDVQHVYLPYDLPDALNRFLNKVDPKLVLIMETELWPNLIAALHKRKIPLVIANARLSARSAAGYAKLGKFVRRLLRRITLIAAQNEEDGARFVALGAKNNQVTITGSLKFDISVTPQLAAKAVTLRRQWAPHRPVWIATSTHEGEESVVIAAHQALLQQFPNLLLILVPRHPERFPDAINLVRQAGLSYITRSSGEVPSTSTQVVVGDTMGELMLLYGIADLAFVGGSLVERGGHNPLEAAAHAIPVLMGPHTFNFKDICARLEQASGLITVTDATTLAKEVSSLLTDADYRSFYGRHAVEVLYQNQGALQRLLQLLEPYLPPKTH comes from the coding sequence ATGCTCGAATTGCTTTACACCGCCCTTCTCTACCTTATTCAGCCGCTGATCTGGATACGGCTCTGGGTGCGCGGACGTAAGGCTCCGGCCTATCGAAAACGCTGGGGTGAACGTTACGGTTTTTACCGCCATCCGCTAAAACCAGGCGGCATTATGCTGCACTCCGTCTCCGTCGGTGAAACTCTGGCGGCGATCCCGTTGGTGCGCGCGCTGCGTCATCGTTATCCTGATTTACCGATTACCGTTACAACCATGACGCCAACAGGTTCGGAGCGCGTACAATCGGCTTTCGGGAAGGATGTTCAGCACGTTTATCTGCCATACGACCTGCCCGATGCGCTTAATCGTTTCCTGAATAAAGTCGACCCTAAACTGGTGTTGATTATGGAAACCGAACTATGGCCTAACCTGATTGCGGCGCTACATAAACGTAAAATTCCGTTGGTGATCGCTAACGCGCGACTCTCTGCACGCTCTGCCGCAGGTTATGCCAAACTGGGCAAATTCGTCCGTCGCTTGCTACGTCGAATTACGCTGATTGCTGCGCAAAATGAAGAAGATGGTGCACGTTTTGTGGCGCTGGGTGCAAAAAATAATCAGGTGACCATCACTGGTAGCCTGAAATTCGATATCTCTGTCACGCCGCAGTTGGCTGCCAAAGCCGTGACGCTGCGCCGCCAGTGGGCTCCTCATCGCCCGGTATGGATTGCCACCAGCACTCACGAAGGTGAAGAGAGTGTGGTGATCGCCGCACATCAGGCATTGTTACAGCAATTCCCGAATTTATTGCTCATCCTGGTACCACGTCATCCGGAACGCTTCCCGGATGCGATTAACCTTGTCCGCCAGGCTGGACTAAGCTATATCACACGCTCTTCAGGGGAAGTCCCTTCCACCAGCACGCAGGTTGTGGTTGGCGATACGATGGGCGAGCTGATGTTACTGTACGGCATTGCCGATCTCGCCTTTGTTGGCGGTTCACTGGTTGAACGTGGTGGGCATAATCCGCTGGAAGCTGCCGCACACGCTATTCCGGTATTGATGGGGCCGCATACTTTTAACTTTAAAGACATTTGCGCGCGGCTGGAGCAGGCAAGCGGGCTGATTACCGTTACCGATGCCACTACGCTTGCAAAAGAGGTTTCCTCTTTACTCACCGACGCCGATTACCGTAGTTTCTATGGCCGTCATGCCGTTGAAGTGCTGTATCAAAACCAGGGCGCGCTACAGCGCCTGCTTCAACTGCTGGAACCTTACCTGCCACCGAAAACGCATTGA